GAGGCGATTTCAAAGAAACTAAGTGGATACAGTTTTAGCATATTTCGAATCTCTTATGGCAATTGCAAATATAAAAAAGTGAAGATATTCGAGGTAGTTTCGAGGAAACCGCTGAGACCTCAAATATAGATAAATGATAATACTTATTGACCGCTTCGTCCTTGTAGATATGCATCCAAAGATGCTTATAAATTTCCTAGACAGTGTTCTATTCGGACCGTAATCTCCTCGTGGCAAGCAAAGAAAGATTCGATCCATAAGTACGTTTACATCGTGGTCTCCCATACCGTTCTATGACAGCACAACCACACCAGTTCCAGACATGGCCAACACCCACAATCGCAGCTTAGAATTAGAAGTCACCGTCATCTCCGGCGAAGACCTCCGCATCAACGACAGGCCCATCAAGAACAACGCCTTCGTCACCGTCAAGGCCGACTCTGGCGGTTCGCTGTCATCGTTGCAAGACTCAACAAAACCCGATGTGCAGAGCGAGAGCTACCCTTACTGGGACGAGAAGCTCCACGTAGACTTGCCCGCGGGATCGCGCTACGTCGTCGTCGAGGTCTGCCGGAGGAGCTCCGCGGCCGTGGACAAGCTTGTCGGGACCGCCTGGATTCCGGTGTCGGACTTCGTCGGAGACTACACGCCGGAGAATTACCTGCATTTCTTGAGTTACAGGCTGAGGGACGCCCAAGGGCAGCGCAACGGGATCGTCAATATCTCGGTTAGGGTCATCACGTCGTCCTACAAAGGGACTGCTGcgtcatcgtcgtcgtcttcgtcgCCGTCGGTGCCAAAGTTCGGGATTCCAGTGGATCGGGAGAAGACCGGCGGGACGGTGACCGGCATGCCGGTTTGGTATCCGAATCAATGGAAATCTTGAGAACACGGGTTTCGATTCTAAACTTCCAGTTGGAAAAAGAAGGTATCAAATCAAGATTGACGAGTTTGGGATTCTTTGGTCTGTCAGTTACGGTTTGGTTTTGGTGCCGAAAGTGATCGTCGTTTCGGTGCAGCGTCAAGCGTGCAAGTGCAGCATAAATGTCtacctttatttttcaaaatatttcatgAGAGTCCATTTTATTTATTAAGGCAAATAACAACATCATTATTACAATCAAAATAGGCAGACCCGTAATACAAATCCCGTAAATGTCTACCTGTCGATGTTTTTGTTTCAATATTGCACATGATacaagtatttttatttttccctcctaTATAAACTCAAAGCAAGTAGTTCGTGGAGAATTCCTGCGTTATAAACAAGTTGATCCACCTCAGAATAAGCAAAATTCCCGTCAACTCATTATGCAAAAAGATAAAGTTCCAAGAATAAATTGCACGCACTTGTATGGACTCAAAAAGATAAAGTTCTCGTCAACCTATTGACGGTGTAATCTCAGTGTTATTAATGACAAGAAATATACACTAAGTTTGTCGGGATTCGAAACTCACCTATGATATTATGCTTGACATTTCACTGTTATACGATCACACTATCATGCTAGCGAAATTCTATACAAAATTTAACCGTCAAACCCAAAAAGAAGGagcttatttaaaaaattctgcCACAGCTGACGTGATTTGACTTTAAATTTAGTTTGGTGAAAAGACACCAAGAGTGACGAGTTTAGAATTCTCCGTTACTATAGTTACGTTTTGGTGGTTGGAACTTCCATTCATGGAAAGAAAATCATGAATTGTTCTCCTCTCTCTGAACAAATTCCACACATTGATATAAGCTTGGTCAGTTTCAACGATCGCTATGTTCTAGGGGTCATTGGGCGTATAAATTCTTCATTTACATCAATTCTTTTGCaacgtgtttttcttattttcattttgataagataagattaaaaaaacattAAGGGTGCATTAGTTTCGCGAAAAAttcatgatttgaaaaatatttttcagacaaTGATCGGTTTGTATTGTTTATGAAGATCAATGAACGAACAAAACAGTCATCATCTATAAAAGTGTTTAAGTATAAATTATTGTGGatggcgaaaatattttttatcgactaattcttttaaaaaatagagtCAATCAGTTTTTTTGAagatgtttttcaaatcttttttttcttccgcgaaacaaatggaggatGCGTTTTCATAGCTAACTTTGCCAAGAGCTCTTTCTACGTCGCATCATATGAGCTTAGTCAAATTACGGTTCGAACTTGGACCCGAATATTTAAGCCCAATAAAAAATAacatatcaatcaagatatgCATAATCAGATGAAAATGTACGTGCAATCTCGAGTGGTATGAAGAATCAATAGAAATATCTtaattatctctaacatagGAAAGTATCGCTTCTTAAGGAAGTGATGTtatgtttatatttataatcCCATGGAGAGTGCTTTTCTTAAAACAGTTAGCCAACTCTTGGTCATTCTCAAATTTCTCTCGCGCTTTCCTTGGAAAGCCTAGGAAAATGTATGAGTGTCTTGATTGACTTTTGCTTCCATCTCATTAAGATAGTCGTGTGAATCTAAGATCTCAATGCGGCTCTTGTTttcatgaagaaaagaaaaatctaatctgCGTTGGCCGTCATTTGGCTGATATCCATCCATATAtcccactttaaaaaaaaaaaaatttctaatagcGTAGGTGTTATTGGACCGGCGCATCTGTGCATTCTCATCGTAAACATACAGAAAGTCTCCCGGCTTCGATCAACGAAAAAACGATGTGGATAACATTGAGGAGGACACGCGTGTCGCACACGTGGCCGTGCATTCACACGTGGCGATCCTAGCTCCCTTAGGAGCGGCCTGAATTATCTActtgtttctttaaaaaaaaacgaacaacAGGACTCTGCCAAGTGTTCTCTGTTGGCATGTTCAACAAGGTAGCACGTGGCGGCGGCACCGCACAAGGACAGTAAAATTCGCCGGCCCACGTGGTTAATAATTTATAATGTGAAATCAAGGTGGCGCAAACCGCAAATTGACTTCGACTGATTTAGGTGTTTTCTGGTGCTGGGtaattacatgttttttttttaagagaaaagaTTTATGTGATATCGTTGATCGAACTGACATGATATTTTAAAGTCGCGaataataatcattctattTTAGTAAGCtgtttttaattaataattgatttttttatttttattttatggatgAGTTTCGAAacagaaaaatacttttgataATGAGACAAAATTTCTGTtgccaaaatataaatttatttaataacgGTATAAAATTTCTACCGTTGTTGGCTGTCGGGTCTCGGTCGGAGAGACTGGCTGACCGAAAACTAGAAATCAACAAATCTGTGGCCGGCGAATCCGACACTGGCGGTCTGCAAGTTGGCGTCCAGTGCATTTTACGTGCGATAGGGGGTGTTGGGGTTTTGGTGTGTTGGGTTTGTGCGTGGTGGCCTTGGGAAAGCATCTGAGCTGCACTAATTTAgcacacaaaaaaatcaaactggactggattttttggtaaaattcgattcgattttggttcaattcaagcataattcCTAATAATTTAGTTCAgttcgatttttcaaaaaaataagttgAACCGAATTATTGACACCTACATTTATTATATTATAGGAAAGCTTAGACCGATAAACTTTACTTTCACATGAATTTCGTCTAGACATGATGCGCGTTTTTGAGAAGTGATTATGTTTACACGGGGCAGTGTAAGAGTAATTTGATTTCACACATAAGAGGAAAATGCGCACCATCTTTAAAATAATAGACAACGACATTGTCCTCTTCCACCTTTTTGAGTTCGTCAATatatagattttttttgggggggtcgaaGTGTTCATCAATTGACGAGAAGCTAATTACGTGCAAACTTGATCCTTTTGTCCGATAGGCTCGAAAGGCCGGAGCAGGCCAAAGTGGAATCAGGCAATTGGGACTTTATGTCTAAACAATTAATACACGCCATAATTAAACGTTTCCGTTTGTATGTTCTCACGCGCGTCACCTAACCCTactataaaaaggaaaatttgcttTTTTCCCATAAAAGATTTGCGTTCAACAATATGTTTCACAAGTTAGACTTTGCGATTACATATAATAACTTCCAAATAATCACGTGTTATTTGATTTACAGATGTTGAAGCCAAAAAGTATCCGGACAGGAGCAAAAAGACATCCAATGTTGGGAGCTGTTGGTCGACAAAGGAATATAGTTTTTACCGACGGAGATTATCCATGGCACGGCCAAGTCTTAGGGTGCAAGGCAACTCCTGCTCTGATATCATGTGGGATTTTGTGGAATAATAACtaactattttaaaagtttaagctattataTGAAggcgtaatttaatatttaattactctaagaTAGGATGTATTTGATTTCTTTGAACCATCGTTAAATGTTGATGGTAGAGATAAATGCTTATTAATCAAAGAACACTAAttccaaccaaaaaataaaaaagaacgcTAATTGTTTAATTTCATTTCCAGTATATCTTTACATTCAAGTACTTttttattaggggtgagcaagttAGACCGATAGGACTAGGAACCGCTCGGACATGATCCGTTCGgtgatccggttcccgattctaaagggtggcggtccggttcccgattccggAGATACAGGATCGGACTAGACCGCTCAAACCGGACCGgtcgattttattttattttattttttgcatttacgGGGTCTCATACGGTTGAGATTTGgaccacatatttattttgtagCTTTTGTTCCATGACTCCACCGAACAATGTCGAATGCTATATGTTACTAGATTATGCTAAAAAAGTTTatcatttcacttttttttttggaaaaaaaatactattttagagtcattttttcgaaaataatggCTTTAATAATATTTGCTTGACTTCATTGAACCActcgggaaccggatcggatcggTGGTCCAATCcccggttccaaaaattgagaattggcACCACCAGTCCAATTCTTgattcttgaggggaactggaccggaccgggaaccgctcgCCCCTACTTTTTACATGAGCGACAACGTTTGTCCCTCGTTTTAGTACCTTTAATATTCTCGTTGTTTATATTATCATTGATTCATGTTGAAAGGCATCCCGTCGATATTTTCTAGTGAAACGATAGTGCTAATATGATAAATAACTTCAATCTAAATATGTGAGATCGGCACATATATATCCATAAGAGAACTAAGATCGATCAACCAAAgcataaaattagaaattaaaattgaagAGGAGAATACTGAAAGTATGTAGACAGATAGTAAATATAAACAGAAATAAAAGATGCAGCATGTGAGGGGTCGGGGATCCGACGTTCTCATTGGTTGAGATATTAAGAACAGATCTCGCCGAACTTAATCAAAGCAAGGGGAGGGCTCTCGGCGGACTCCgcactctgttcacttaatatctaAATCAATTTAAATCAGAAATATGCAGAGGGAGTATGTAATGCGAACCACTAGCAAGAGGCATGGCCTTCCGTTCTGGGGTATAAATTGCAGAAAGTAAAATGCAGCAGATAAAGTACACAGCTCTTCAACACAACAAGTAGGAGGCAGAGCCTTCCGCGATCTGTTGGTATAAAGCTAGAGATATGAAAATTTCACAATATTATTCATAAAATGGAAATATTACAAGAAAAAATCCATAGATCTGTgcataaaaactccaaaaatagaaagatgCGGAGTAGATCCgagaagaagatgagaaaaagaagagatcgGGGAAGATCCGAGCAAAACAGGTTCTTACAAGAGATCTTCCGAGAAGAGGAGAAAGGATTAATTTGCAAAAGCAAGTGTCCATGGAGTGGTTTTGCTTTTTACGTTAATAAGAATGCAGAATTAGAACGTGGAGT
This sequence is a window from Rhodamnia argentea isolate NSW1041297 chromosome 3, ASM2092103v1, whole genome shotgun sequence. Protein-coding genes within it:
- the LOC115743030 gene encoding BON1-associated protein 1-like; the encoded protein is MANTHNRSLELEVTVISGEDLRINDRPIKNNAFVTVKADSGGSLSSLQDSTKPDVQSESYPYWDEKLHVDLPAGSRYVVVEVCRRSSAAVDKLVGTAWIPVSDFVGDYTPENYLHFLSYRLRDAQGQRNGIVNISVRVITSSYKGTAASSSSSSSPSVPKFGIPVDREKTGGTVTGMPVWYPNQWKS